The following coding sequences lie in one Fimbriimonadaceae bacterium genomic window:
- the rpsG gene encoding 30S ribosomal protein S7, producing the protein MPRKGAVPKRIVLPDPVYGSEMAQRFINRMMLGGKKTVAEKIFYGALSLVEERTGASGIDVFEKALHNVMPTVEVRPRRVGGQTYQVPMEVRPDRRRTLALRWLVQNTRKRAGKTMVEKLAGELIDASNGQGSSVKKREDTHRMADANKAFSHYRF; encoded by the coding sequence ATGCCGAGAAAAGGTGCAGTTCCTAAGAGAATCGTCCTCCCCGATCCCGTTTACGGGTCGGAGATGGCCCAACGCTTTATCAACCGCATGATGCTGGGTGGTAAGAAAACCGTCGCCGAGAAGATTTTCTACGGCGCGCTCAGCCTCGTCGAGGAGCGCACGGGTGCGTCCGGAATCGACGTGTTCGAGAAGGCTTTGCACAATGTGATGCCGACTGTCGAAGTACGTCCCCGACGTGTTGGTGGACAGACGTATCAGGTTCCGATGGAGGTCCGCCCGGACCGTCGCCGAACCCTCGCTCTGCGTTGGCTCGTCCAAAACACGCGAAAGCGCGCTGGCAAAACCATGGTTGAAAAATTGGCCGGAGAGCTTATAGATGCCTCGAACGGGCAGGGAAGCTCGGTCAAGAAGCGTGAGGATACGCACCGCATGGCAGACGCGAACAAGGCGTTCTCCCACTACCGATTCTAA
- the rpsL gene encoding 30S ribosomal protein S12, with protein sequence MPTVNQLVRKGRRVPKVKSKSPALKSNPQKRGVCTVVRTMTPKKPNSALRKVARVRLVNGIEVTAYIPGVGHNLQEHSVVLVRGGRVKDLPGVRYHIVRGTQQTAGTNNRMQGRSKYGTKRPKAGAKK encoded by the coding sequence ATGCCGACAGTAAACCAATTGGTCCGAAAAGGACGAAGAGTGCCGAAGGTCAAGAGTAAATCCCCGGCATTGAAATCAAATCCGCAGAAGCGCGGAGTGTGCACCGTTGTGCGAACGATGACCCCGAAGAAGCCGAACTCGGCTCTGCGGAAGGTTGCCCGTGTTCGCTTGGTGAACGGTATCGAGGTCACGGCATATATTCCCGGTGTTGGACACAACCTGCAAGAGCACTCTGTGGTGCTCGTTCGCGGTGGCCGCGTCAAGGACCTTCCCGGCGTTCGCTACCATATCGTCCGTGGAACCCAGCAGACAGCGGGAACGAACAACCGTATGCAGGGCCGATCCAAGTACGGCACGAAACGACCCAAGGCCGGAGCGAAGAAGTAA
- the lysS gene encoding lysine--tRNA ligase, with protein MSEELSLRELRLQKLARMRELGHDPYAIEKFERTDSAQGLLENFEENKQVAFAGRVVSYRLMGKAGFAHLSDGDGKIQIYCRKDDVGEVGWELYHLLDIGDHVGVKGYLFVTKTGEKSIHVSELIPLSKSLQVLPLGKTQEVKDDEGNVIGTKTWYELEDVEQRYRHRHLDLIVNPDARKALINRARIVSAVRRYFDQNGYLEVETPLLQVVAGGAAARPFKTHYNAYDLEVKLRISLELYLKRLICGDIPAVYEIGRVFRNEGVSNRHNPEFTLLEFYESYTNLEGMMRRVEELFAFVAIEVYGSAHVQLGHEDEPCSEFTYDFSKPWKRVSLLEEIERHTDLTAEELSDLELAKKAMVAKSVVDKAHEVGGHISLEKEDNLGGLIEKLLEVFVEPTLQEPTFVVGYPIETSPLAKKEPGNPRMTRRFEGYVLGREICNAFSEINDPVDQKERFEQQGKELAKGDEEAHPYDEEFLYALEGGMPPTGGCGIGMERLAMILTGADHIREVMFFPMMKPKEE; from the coding sequence ATGTCAGAAGAGCTATCCCTGCGCGAATTGCGACTCCAAAAGCTCGCCCGAATGCGCGAGCTGGGCCACGATCCGTACGCGATTGAGAAATTTGAGCGCACGGATTCGGCCCAAGGTCTTCTCGAAAACTTCGAGGAGAACAAACAGGTCGCCTTTGCAGGTCGTGTGGTGAGCTACCGTTTGATGGGTAAGGCGGGGTTTGCTCACCTCAGCGACGGAGACGGCAAGATTCAGATCTACTGCCGAAAGGACGACGTCGGCGAAGTGGGCTGGGAGCTTTATCACCTGCTGGACATCGGCGATCACGTTGGCGTGAAGGGTTATCTTTTCGTCACGAAGACGGGCGAGAAGTCGATCCACGTCAGCGAGCTGATCCCCCTCAGCAAGTCGTTGCAGGTGCTCCCGCTCGGCAAGACGCAGGAGGTCAAGGACGACGAAGGCAACGTCATCGGCACGAAGACTTGGTACGAGCTTGAAGACGTTGAGCAGCGATACCGCCATCGGCATCTCGACCTCATCGTCAATCCCGATGCACGTAAGGCGCTGATCAACCGTGCCCGTATCGTCTCGGCGGTGCGCCGATACTTCGATCAGAACGGCTATCTGGAGGTGGAGACTCCCTTGTTGCAGGTTGTGGCGGGTGGCGCTGCCGCACGTCCGTTCAAGACGCACTACAACGCCTACGATCTGGAAGTCAAGCTTCGTATCTCGCTTGAGCTGTATCTAAAGAGGCTCATCTGCGGCGATATTCCGGCGGTCTATGAGATCGGGCGCGTGTTTAGAAATGAGGGCGTGTCGAACCGCCACAACCCGGAGTTCACGCTGCTGGAGTTTTACGAGTCGTACACGAACCTCGAAGGGATGATGCGGCGGGTCGAGGAGCTGTTTGCGTTTGTCGCGATAGAGGTTTATGGTTCGGCACACGTTCAACTCGGACACGAGGACGAACCCTGCTCCGAGTTCACATACGACTTTTCGAAGCCCTGGAAGCGGGTCAGCCTGCTCGAAGAGATCGAACGTCACACCGACCTCACGGCGGAAGAGCTTTCCGATCTGGAGCTAGCCAAGAAGGCGATGGTCGCCAAGAGCGTGGTGGACAAGGCCCACGAAGTCGGCGGGCACATCAGCCTGGAGAAAGAGGACAACTTAGGCGGCTTGATTGAGAAGCTGCTTGAGGTCTTCGTTGAGCCAACTCTTCAGGAGCCGACCTTCGTCGTCGGCTATCCCATCGAGACTTCGCCCCTTGCCAAGAAGGAGCCCGGCAATCCACGCATGACCCGGCGGTTCGAGGGCTACGTTTTAGGACGTGAGATCTGCAACGCTTTTAGCGAGATCAACGACCCGGTCGATCAGAAGGAGCGGTTTGAGCAGCAAGGCAAGGAGCTGGCCAAGGGCGACGAAGAGGCACACCCCTACGATGAGGAGTTCCTTTATGCCTTGGAAGGTGGCATGCCTCCGACAGGCGGTTGCGGGATCGGAATGGAGCGATTAGCGATGATCCTCACCGGCGCCGACCACATCCGGGAAGTGATGTTCTTCCCGATGATGAAGCCGAAGGAGGAGTGA
- a CDS encoding DUF4339 domain-containing protein — translation MQYYVKGTDGQDYGPVSIDQLKQWVTENRVHPDTQLRDYHTNEIKPARNIPTLFPNAAPTSQIPGTTYGPNLQSGQAYKYPTEESVWPFLWVIGEAILGIVFFFVLHRLGIIFAGFAMYNAVRLQSRGSKYGVFGLVFAGVCLLAVVAGWILRLSGAGL, via the coding sequence ATGCAGTACTACGTTAAAGGCACAGATGGGCAGGACTACGGCCCTGTGAGCATTGACCAGCTCAAGCAATGGGTCACCGAGAACCGGGTTCATCCCGACACCCAACTTAGGGACTACCATACCAACGAAATCAAGCCCGCCCGCAACATCCCCACCCTCTTCCCTAATGCCGCGCCGACTTCACAGATCCCGGGCACGACGTACGGACCAAATCTTCAATCGGGCCAAGCCTACAAGTATCCGACCGAGGAATCGGTCTGGCCGTTCTTGTGGGTGATCGGTGAGGCCATTCTCGGCATTGTTTTCTTCTTTGTCTTGCACAGGCTTGGAATCATCTTCGCCGGGTTTGCCATGTACAACGCTGTGCGTCTGCAATCCAGGGGCAGCAAGTACGGCGTGTTTGGGCTTGTTTTTGCCGGGGTCTGCTTGCTTGCAGTTGTGGCGGGTTGGATACTTCGGCTGAGCGGCGCGGGGCTGTAG
- the mnmA gene encoding tRNA 2-thiouridine(34) synthase MnmA, with translation MNLKNKGPILVAMSGGVDSSVAAALMVKRGYDVVGMTMQIWQESQTDPRHAGCCSLGAVEDARRVARMLGIPHYVINFKEEFKQAVIKNFMDEYAEGRTPNPCVQCNKKVKFHSLMEKMHELGCKTLVTGHYARIRRDAASGRYRLMKARGSEKDQSYVLYMLGQEELSQSWFPLGELPDKSVTRAMAAELGLHVAGKPDSQEICFVSEAGGYREFLRKNRPDTFKEGEIVDADGKVLGKHEGVADYTVGQRKGLGLTVRSGKPLYVLGVDPASNRVTVSDDDRMLLQTDVLVGEPYWGVADPDGESLRVVAKIRYNMDPQPATLVTGPVPKLVFDKPVRAVSPGQIAVAYRGQSVAMGGTILRDGPQMI, from the coding sequence GTGAACCTCAAGAACAAAGGACCGATCCTCGTTGCGATGAGCGGCGGGGTGGACAGCAGCGTTGCCGCTGCGCTCATGGTGAAGCGTGGCTATGACGTTGTCGGCATGACGATGCAGATCTGGCAGGAGAGCCAGACCGATCCCCGTCACGCGGGATGCTGCTCTCTCGGGGCCGTCGAAGACGCCCGTCGCGTGGCGCGGATGCTCGGCATCCCCCATTACGTCATCAACTTCAAGGAGGAGTTCAAGCAGGCCGTCATCAAGAACTTCATGGACGAATATGCCGAGGGACGAACCCCGAACCCCTGCGTGCAGTGCAACAAGAAGGTGAAGTTCCATTCGCTGATGGAGAAGATGCACGAGCTGGGGTGCAAGACTTTGGTGACCGGGCACTATGCGCGAATCCGGCGCGATGCGGCTTCGGGCCGGTATCGGCTGATGAAGGCGCGGGGCAGCGAGAAGGACCAGAGCTACGTGCTTTATATGCTTGGGCAGGAGGAGCTGAGCCAGAGCTGGTTCCCGCTGGGCGAGCTTCCCGACAAGTCCGTGACGCGGGCGATGGCGGCAGAGCTTGGCTTGCACGTGGCAGGGAAGCCGGATTCGCAGGAGATCTGTTTTGTAAGCGAGGCCGGGGGCTATCGGGAGTTCTTGCGCAAGAACCGTCCTGACACGTTCAAAGAGGGTGAGATTGTCGATGCCGATGGAAAGGTGCTTGGCAAGCATGAGGGCGTTGCCGATTACACCGTGGGCCAGCGCAAAGGGCTGGGGTTGACCGTGCGTTCGGGCAAGCCGCTCTATGTCCTGGGCGTTGATCCTGCCTCGAACCGAGTAACGGTCTCCGACGACGACAGAATGCTCTTGCAGACCGACGTTCTCGTTGGCGAGCCTTACTGGGGCGTAGCCGATCCTGACGGCGAATCCCTCAGGGTGGTGGCGAAGATTCGCTACAACATGGACCCGCAGCCCGCGACGCTGGTCACAGGACCTGTGCCTAAGTTGGTGTTTGATAAGCCGGTCCGAGCGGTAAGCCCCGGACAGATCGCAGTGGCGTATCGGGGCCAGAGCGTGGCGATGGGTGGAACAATCCTGCGAGACGGTCCGCAGATGATCTGA
- a CDS encoding vitamin K epoxide reductase family protein, whose product MKAIRLNQAIIILSSIGMFIAGVLTLAHYSNALAPCSMTVSCAKVTDSVVAMIGPVPLAAIGLLAYIVFLAFAVARIFVGFKESQAYTKLTFGMAAFGALTSLGLIIYSRVIVEAMCEWCVGSAFIMFFLFVTHYLLMGAEAPETKGASMPDIGIIGGSLFAAAISVMMVGSMMKPKSMMRDIEPSLLPTIIGQNPHVAGNPNGIVTLVEFADLSCPSCRRSYPKMKGLTKKYPQLKFVFRHYPLWEMPGHEKGLPAALVSEVAAGEGKFWEFMDIIMDPSKKLVADEQITAAAGLVGLKDSLITQAMNGDQGPWFDKVWSDRNDADKLGLNATPTYFVIWPDGKIVVLGQADLDTLVESKKWQDILGGK is encoded by the coding sequence GTGAAGGCGATCCGTCTTAACCAAGCAATCATCATCCTGTCGAGTATCGGCATGTTCATCGCTGGCGTTCTAACGCTGGCGCACTATTCGAACGCCCTTGCCCCATGCTCAATGACTGTAAGTTGCGCCAAAGTGACTGACTCTGTAGTGGCAATGATCGGCCCAGTGCCCCTCGCCGCGATCGGTCTGCTGGCTTACATCGTTTTCTTGGCGTTTGCCGTCGCTCGGATCTTTGTCGGCTTTAAGGAAAGCCAAGCCTATACAAAGCTCACGTTCGGCATGGCGGCGTTTGGTGCACTCACAAGCCTCGGCCTCATCATTTATTCGAGGGTCATTGTTGAGGCCATGTGTGAATGGTGCGTCGGCTCTGCGTTTATAATGTTCTTCCTGTTCGTGACGCACTATCTGCTCATGGGTGCGGAGGCTCCAGAAACCAAGGGCGCAAGTATGCCTGACATTGGGATCATAGGCGGTTCCCTATTTGCGGCAGCCATCTCGGTTATGATGGTTGGCTCGATGATGAAGCCAAAGTCGATGATGCGCGATATCGAACCGAGTCTATTGCCCACGATCATCGGTCAAAACCCCCACGTTGCCGGCAATCCCAATGGCATCGTCACCCTCGTCGAGTTTGCCGACCTCTCGTGTCCAAGTTGTCGCCGAAGCTATCCGAAGATGAAGGGCCTGACCAAGAAATACCCGCAGTTAAAATTCGTCTTCAGACACTATCCACTCTGGGAAATGCCGGGTCACGAGAAGGGGCTCCCTGCCGCACTCGTGAGCGAGGTTGCCGCAGGAGAAGGGAAGTTCTGGGAGTTCATGGATATCATCATGGACCCATCGAAGAAGCTTGTTGCTGACGAGCAAATCACTGCAGCCGCCGGTTTAGTCGGGCTCAAGGATTCCCTCATCACTCAGGCAATGAACGGCGATCAGGGCCCGTGGTTTGATAAGGTTTGGTCCGACAGAAATGATGCAGACAAGCTTGGATTGAACGCCACGCCGACGTATTTTGTGATCTGGCCAGACGGAAAAATCGTCGTTCTTGGGCAGGCAGACCTAGACACCCTCGTCGAAAGTAAGAAGTGGCAGGATATCTTAGGGGGTAAGTGA
- a CDS encoding HD domain-containing protein — translation MQKSQNDAIRSLLRALDMHSSGEGDHAERVSVYATATAEKMGMSDEELINVRRASELHDVGKVHIDSALLDKAGKLTEEEIATLHLHSILALRVIESFEYLAPCVPMIKHHHERWDGGGYPDSLKGEDIPLGARIIAVSEAFDVMCFVGPNRKSDSEALDELERCSGTQFDPAVVTAFRQVQPLIQPLVKL, via the coding sequence ATGCAGAAGTCTCAGAACGACGCCATTCGCAGCCTGCTGCGGGCGCTGGATATGCACTCGTCTGGAGAGGGCGATCACGCCGAGCGTGTTTCCGTTTACGCGACAGCGACGGCAGAGAAGATGGGGATGAGCGATGAAGAACTCATCAACGTTCGACGAGCTTCCGAACTCCACGACGTGGGCAAGGTTCACATCGACTCGGCGCTTCTCGATAAAGCCGGAAAGCTGACCGAAGAAGAGATTGCGACCCTTCACCTACATTCGATCTTGGCTCTCCGTGTGATTGAGTCTTTCGAGTATCTCGCTCCGTGTGTGCCGATGATCAAACATCACCATGAGCGCTGGGATGGCGGGGGATATCCCGATTCACTCAAAGGCGAAGACATTCCGTTGGGCGCTCGCATCATCGCGGTTTCGGAAGCCTTTGATGTGATGTGCTTTGTCGGGCCCAATCGAAAATCGGACAGCGAAGCGCTTGATGAACTTGAGCGATGCTCGGGAACACAGTTCGACCCCGCAGTTGTCACCGCTTTTCGACAAGTCCAACCGCTGATCCAGCCGCTCGTTAAACTTTGA
- the selA gene encoding L-seryl-tRNA(Sec) selenium transferase, whose protein sequence is MELRDLPKVDALSRESALSGYPVAVRTAAARGAVAKMRAMVQAGKSPQNGVAIELAVNEAESLVASSLVEVINASGVILHTGIGRARLAPSVQRRLSEVAGSHVATEIDLASGERGDRQDHVRALLLALTSAEDAHVVNNCAAAVLLALCALCAQKEVILSRGQMIEIGGSFRMPDIVRQSGCRLVEVGCTNKTHVFDYEDAITEETAAILRCHPSNYRVVGFTQGVSAESLRKIADEKGLLIIDDMGNGCLIDIAEYGLPHETTLPEAVAAGADVVTASADKLLGGPQAGIILGRKEAIAKIRKHPLARAVRVDKLTLTALEETLRLYSTGRQNEIPTLAYLSKPLDSVKRDAQRLKRAFKGESLVSQGFTEVGGGSAPGAGIPTWRLGLKTADPIATARKLRTGRPAILTRIERDIVWLDPRTIDRSELLRVEKALSLL, encoded by the coding sequence ATGGAACTTCGCGACTTACCTAAAGTTGATGCCCTCAGCCGGGAATCCGCCTTGAGCGGTTACCCTGTTGCCGTTCGCACGGCCGCGGCTCGCGGAGCCGTCGCAAAAATGCGAGCGATGGTGCAGGCAGGAAAAAGCCCCCAAAACGGAGTAGCTATCGAACTCGCGGTCAACGAAGCCGAATCGCTGGTCGCATCCTCACTGGTCGAAGTTATCAACGCATCCGGGGTGATCTTGCACACAGGGATCGGACGTGCCCGACTTGCACCCAGCGTTCAGAGAAGGCTCTCCGAAGTTGCCGGGAGCCACGTCGCCACCGAGATTGACCTTGCCTCTGGGGAGAGAGGTGACCGCCAAGACCACGTTCGAGCCCTCTTATTGGCCCTTACAAGCGCGGAGGATGCTCATGTGGTCAACAATTGCGCCGCCGCAGTCCTCCTCGCTCTATGCGCGCTGTGTGCGCAAAAAGAGGTGATCTTGAGCCGTGGGCAGATGATCGAGATAGGCGGATCGTTTCGTATGCCGGACATTGTGCGGCAGAGCGGTTGCAGACTTGTGGAGGTTGGCTGCACAAACAAGACTCATGTCTTTGACTACGAAGATGCGATCACCGAAGAAACCGCCGCCATTCTACGCTGTCATCCCAGCAACTACCGCGTCGTAGGTTTTACGCAAGGGGTTTCCGCAGAGAGTTTGCGGAAGATCGCTGACGAAAAAGGGCTTCTCATCATAGACGATATGGGCAACGGTTGCCTCATCGATATCGCCGAGTATGGGCTGCCGCACGAAACGACTTTGCCAGAAGCGGTGGCTGCAGGAGCTGATGTCGTCACGGCGAGCGCCGATAAGCTTTTGGGCGGCCCACAGGCCGGAATCATCCTTGGACGGAAAGAAGCCATCGCAAAGATTCGCAAGCACCCGTTGGCGCGAGCAGTTCGCGTCGACAAGCTCACGCTTACCGCCCTTGAGGAGACGCTTCGGCTCTATTCAACAGGACGACAGAATGAGATTCCCACACTTGCTTACCTTTCAAAACCCCTCGATTCCGTCAAACGAGATGCTCAGCGGCTTAAAAGGGCTTTCAAGGGTGAGAGCCTAGTTTCACAGGGTTTCACCGAAGTCGGCGGTGGCTCTGCACCCGGAGCGGGAATCCCGACGTGGAGGCTCGGTCTCAAAACCGCCGATCCTATTGCAACGGCTCGCAAATTGAGAACGGGAAGACCTGCAATTTTAACCCGAATCGAACGCGATATCGTCTGGCTTGACCCTCGAACGATAGATCGTAGTGAACTTTTGAGGGTCGAAAAAGCGTTATCCCTTTTGTGA
- a CDS encoding M42 family metallopeptidase: protein MNEPLLKRLTEAHGVPGQEDLIREIVKEELNGLVEFSSDPMGNLICLKRGSGPEPRKKLMLAAHMDEIGFVVKFIDDKGFLRLHTLGGWDPRQMASQRVFVHTPQGKLPGVLMAGVKPKHLLSAEEAGRPIQAHQFFVDLGMTGEEAKTQVPIGTMVTMNRTLQRMGKLLTCKAMDDRAAVYVMIEALRSVGLHDVDIYAVATTQEEIGLRGAAASGFGIVPDICVAMDVTLANDIPAIPEEDHITKLGEGAAIKIMDSSLICSPKMVQHFKDVAVKHNIKHQMELLTMGGTDAGGVQRLHGGVPSFTLSIPTRYIHTVNETVHEDDVDACVALLARYIEEAHTRNYNFD from the coding sequence ATGAATGAACCGTTACTGAAGCGCCTTACGGAGGCACACGGCGTCCCCGGCCAAGAAGACCTTATTCGCGAGATCGTCAAAGAGGAGCTCAATGGACTTGTCGAGTTCTCTAGTGACCCCATGGGGAATCTCATATGTCTTAAGCGTGGCTCTGGCCCCGAGCCTCGGAAGAAGCTCATGCTTGCGGCGCATATGGATGAGATCGGCTTCGTCGTGAAGTTCATTGACGATAAAGGCTTTCTGCGTTTGCATACACTCGGAGGTTGGGACCCTCGACAGATGGCAAGCCAGCGTGTTTTCGTGCATACGCCCCAAGGCAAACTCCCAGGAGTCTTGATGGCCGGCGTTAAACCAAAGCACCTCTTATCGGCTGAGGAGGCGGGTAGACCAATCCAAGCCCACCAGTTCTTTGTCGATCTCGGGATGACGGGCGAGGAAGCTAAAACACAGGTTCCCATCGGCACTATGGTGACGATGAACCGAACGTTGCAACGGATGGGCAAGCTCCTGACGTGCAAGGCGATGGATGATCGGGCGGCGGTTTATGTGATGATTGAAGCCCTTCGAAGCGTAGGCCTTCACGACGTCGATATCTACGCGGTTGCAACGACTCAGGAGGAGATTGGTTTGCGCGGTGCCGCGGCAAGTGGTTTTGGCATCGTGCCCGATATCTGCGTCGCGATGGACGTTACTCTTGCAAATGACATCCCGGCCATCCCCGAAGAGGACCACATTACAAAGCTCGGAGAGGGTGCGGCGATCAAGATCATGGACAGCTCTCTGATCTGCTCGCCAAAGATGGTCCAGCACTTCAAGGATGTCGCGGTGAAGCACAACATCAAACACCAAATGGAGCTGCTGACCATGGGTGGCACCGACGCTGGTGGTGTGCAGCGTTTACATGGCGGAGTTCCTTCGTTCACGCTCAGTATTCCAACCCGCTATATCCACACCGTCAACGAGACGGTCCACGAAGATGATGTGGACGCCTGCGTCGCTCTGCTCGCTCGGTATATCGAAGAGGCACACACGCGCAACTACAACTTCGACTAA
- a CDS encoding CD225/dispanin family protein, with the protein MRYYVIGADGKRYGPVDMGQLQQWVGEGRVTRTTMVVEEASGVQYAANVVQGLHFSQPTAQQQPQQSQQGGQYYHRPGYTSPMSGAPQYSGPVPNTGLSIGLAIFTMLCCGCMPLGIVSLVYAVQANSAVSQGNIAEANRLDATSRTWAYWSIGVGVVSGIFYAMAMFAGGMM; encoded by the coding sequence ATGCGTTACTACGTCATTGGGGCTGATGGGAAAAGGTATGGCCCTGTGGATATGGGCCAGCTGCAGCAATGGGTTGGAGAGGGCCGGGTTACACGCACAACGATGGTTGTCGAAGAGGCCAGTGGCGTGCAGTACGCAGCGAATGTTGTTCAGGGGCTTCACTTCTCCCAACCCACTGCTCAACAGCAACCCCAACAATCGCAGCAAGGCGGGCAGTATTACCACAGGCCCGGCTATACGTCTCCCATGTCGGGAGCGCCGCAGTATTCGGGGCCGGTTCCCAACACCGGCCTTTCCATCGGGCTAGCTATCTTTACGATGCTTTGCTGTGGGTGTATGCCCCTAGGAATCGTATCGCTTGTGTATGCGGTCCAAGCGAATTCGGCTGTTAGTCAGGGCAATATTGCCGAGGCGAACCGACTCGACGCGACCTCAAGAACTTGGGCTTATTGGTCGATCGGAGTTGGGGTCGTTAGCGGGATATTCTATGCGATGGCGATGTTTGCTGGCGGGATGATGTAG